GAAACAGACTGCTTAAACTATTGAATCAGTTAAAGATCCCTGTGATCATAACAGGTGCAAACAGCCCACTGGAAGTACAGATCAAGAATTCTTTACCTGAACTGGAATACATTTATGATTTTATGGGTGATACATCATTGGATGAATATATTGCATTAAGCGATCTTTCACTGGCCTATATCGGTATGGATACACTCAATATGCATATTGCTTCGGGGCAGAATAAAAGAATATTTGCCATCTTTGGTCCTACATTGCCGCAGATATGGTCTCCGTGGTCCAATCAGTCACAGAGTTATGCTGCAGAGAGCAAACCGGTTCAAACATATGGAAATGTAACACTTTTTCAGGCAGATATGCCCTGTGTTGCCTGTGGTCTGGCGGGTTGTGACGATAAGGGCGGTAGAAGCGATTGTCTCTATCAGATCGATCCTCATGTCATTTTCAGGGAGGTGTCTGAATGGATAAGAAAATCAGTGTAGTAATGCTGACGAAAAATTCATCTGTTTATTTGGAGCAGGTTTTGAATGCTTTAAAGTTGTTCGATGAAGTTATTATTTTGGATAACGGATCTTCAGACAATACTGTTGAAATCGCACAGACATATAAAAATGTAAGGGTCCATGAACATGAGTTCATCGGATTCGGACCGATGAAGCAGCTTGCCGTATCGTTTGCAAGAAATGACTGGATACTCTCTATTGACAGTGATGAAGTGCTGGAAGAAGAACTGATAGATGAGATCACTTCACTTCCTTTAAATGAAAACAATGTCTATGCGATCAAGCGGGATAACTATTATGCCGGGCGTTTGATCCGATGCTGCGGCTGGGAAAATGATTATGTACGGCGGCTTTTTAACAGAGAAAAGGTTCAGTTTGACAGTAAACAGGTGCATGAAAGCCTTATATTGAACGGTATTGAGGTACAAAAACTGCGT
This DNA window, taken from Sulfurovum lithotrophicum, encodes the following:
- a CDS encoding glycosyltransferase family 2 protein, translating into MDKKISVVMLTKNSSVYLEQVLNALKLFDEVIILDNGSSDNTVEIAQTYKNVRVHEHEFIGFGPMKQLAVSFARNDWILSIDSDEVLEEELIDEITSLPLNENNVYAIKRDNYYAGRLIRCCGWENDYVRRLFNREKVQFDSKQVHESLILNGIEVQKLRYPMKHYSFNNAEELISKMQHYSTLYAQENQKKKKSSTFKAFSRALFSFIKNYIFQKGFLYGYEGLLISVSNANGVFYKYIKLLEKNRK